The genomic window GAGCAGCGCGACTTTGCCGCCGTTGTTCATCACGCTGACCATCTGCGCGAAGGCAGGCCCCGAGCCGCTCATTTCCATGCCCACGTCGAAGCCCTCGTGCATGTCGAGTTCCTGCGTCGCCACCGTCCAGAGGTCCTCGCGGGCCACATTCACGGCGCGGGTCACGCCCATCTGCCGCGCGAGGTCGAGACGGTAGTCATTCACGTCGGTAATCACCACGTTGCGGGCGCCCACGTGCCGGGCGACGGCGGCGGCCATGCAGCCGATGGGCCCGGCGCCGGTAATCAGCACGTCCTCGCCCACCAGGTCGAAGCTCAGCGCCGTGTGCACCGCGTTGCCGAAGGGGTCGAAAATAGCGGCGACATCGTCGGGAATGTCGTCGGGCAGCTTGAAGGCATTGAAGGCGGGCAGCACCAGATACTCGGCGAAGGAGCCGGGGCGGTTGACGCCCACCCCCTGCGTGTTGCGGCACAGGTGGCGGCGCCCGGCGCGGCAGTTGCGGCAGTGCCCGCAGGTGACGTGGCCCTCGCCGCTCACCCGGTCGCCGATTTCGAAGCCGCGCACTTCCGAGCCCATGCCCGCGACCACACCCACGTATTCGTGCCCGACGACCATCGGCACCGGCACCGTCTGGCTCGCCCAGTCGTCCCACTTGTAGATGTGCACGTCGGTTCCACAGATGCTCCCCTTGCGAATTCGAATCAGCAGGTCGTTGGGAC from Deinococcus radiodurans R1 = ATCC 13939 = DSM 20539 includes these protein-coding regions:
- the tdh gene encoding L-threonine 3-dehydrogenase, encoding MRALSKQQPGEGIWMIETEVPTPGPNDLLIRIRKGSICGTDVHIYKWDDWASQTVPVPMVVGHEYVGVVAGMGSEVRGFEIGDRVSGEGHVTCGHCRNCRAGRRHLCRNTQGVGVNRPGSFAEYLVLPAFNAFKLPDDIPDDVAAIFDPFGNAVHTALSFDLVGEDVLITGAGPIGCMAAAVARHVGARNVVITDVNDYRLDLARQMGVTRAVNVAREDLWTVATQELDMHEGFDVGMEMSGSGPAFAQMVSVMNNGGKVALLGIPSGEVQIDWNAVIFKMLTIKGIYGREMFETWYKMAALIQSGLDLTPVITHHYGIGDFQQGFDAMLSGQSGKVILDWETEEQSA